One Coregonus clupeaformis isolate EN_2021a chromosome 21, ASM2061545v1, whole genome shotgun sequence DNA window includes the following coding sequences:
- the LOC121534837 gene encoding CUGBP Elav-like family member 1 isoform X13, whose protein sequence is MDSIDAEGLYLSTEQHGQPQCELPHTALEVPTMGGAKKMNGTLDHPDQPDIDAIKMFVGQIPRSWAEEQLRELFEPYGAVYEINVLRDRSQNPPQSKGCCFITYYTRKSALEAQNALHNMKILPGMHHPIQMKPADSEKNNAVEDRKLFIGMISKKCNENDIRLMFSPYGQIEECRILRGPDGLSRGCAFITFTARQMAQSTIKSMHQSQTMEGCSSPIVVKFADTQKDKEQKRIAQQLQQQMQQLNAASMWGNLTGLNSLGPQYLALYLQLLQQSASSGNALNNLHPMSGMSGLNAMQNLAALAAAASATQATPTGSSALTTSSSPLSVLTSSAGSSPTSCNNNSGNPMASLGALQSLAAGAGAGLNMGSLAELLCLGMAALNGGLGSGGLSNGTGSTMEALTQAYSGIQQYAAAALPSLYNQSLLSQQSVSAAGSQKEASDSRSTGPEGANLFIYHLPQEFGDQDLLQMFMPFGNVISAKVFIDKQTNLSKCFGFVSYDNPVSSQAAIQSMNGFQIGMKRLKVQLKRSKNDSKPY, encoded by the exons ATGGATAGCATCGACGCTGAAGGCTTGTACCTGTCCACGGAGCAGCATGGGCAGCCACAATGTGAGCTTCCCCACACTGCCCTGGAGGTACCCACCATGGGGGG ggCAAAGAAGATGAACGGGACCCTGGACCACCCGGACCAGCCCGACATCGATGCTATCAAGATGTTCGTTGGCCAGATCCCACGGTCCTGGGCAGAGGAACAGCTGCGGGAGCTTTTTGAGCCTTACGGCGCCGTCTACGAAATCAATGTGTTGCGTGACAGGAGTCAAAACCCCCCACAGAGCAAAG GTTGTTGTTTCATAACATATTACACTCGCAAATCAGCATTGGAAGCACAAAATGCCCTTCACAACATGAAAATTCTTCCAGGG ATGCATCACCCCATTCAGATGAAGCCAGCTGACAGTGAGAAGAATAATG CGGTGGAAGACAGGAAGTTGTTCATAGGAATGATATCGAAAAAGTGTAATGAGAATGACATCAGACTTATGTTCTCGCCGTACGGACAGATTGAGGAATGTAGAATACTACGTGGGCCGGATGGACTGAGCCGTG GTTGTGCGTTTATCACTTTTACAGCAAGGCAGATGGCACAGTCAACAATCAAATCGATGCACCAATCACAAACTATGGAG GGCTGCTCGTCTCCCATCGTAGTTAAGTTTGCCGACACGCAGAAGGACAAGGAGCAGAAGCGCATCGCCCAGCAGCTTCAGCAGCAGATGCAGCAGCTCAACGCTGCCTCAATGTGGGGGAATCTGACCGGGCTCAACTCTCTGGGCCCACAGTATCTGGCA CTTTATTTACAGCTTCTCCAGCAGTCTGCCTCCTCTGGGAATGCCCTCAACAACCTTCACCCCATGTCTGGTATGTCAG GGCTGAATGCCATGCAGAACCTGGCTGCTCTGGCAGCGGCGGCCAGCGCCACACAGGCCACGCCCACGGGCAGCAGCGCTCTCACCACCTCTAGCAGTCCCCTCAGCGTGCTCACCAGCTCAG CAGGATCGTCACCCACATCCTGTAACAACAACTCAGGGAACCCCATGGCCTCCTTAGGGGCGCTGCAGTCGTTGGCCGCAGGGGCTGGAGCTGGCCTCAACATGGGCTCACTTGCAG AGCTCCTGTGTCTAGGGATGGCAGCCCTGAACGGCGGTCTAGGCAGCGGGGGCCTGTCGAACGGAACTGGTAGCACCATGGAGGCCCTTACCCAGGCCTACTCTGGGATCCAGCAGTACGCTGCTGCTGCCCTCCCCAGCCTCTACAACCAGAGCCTGCTCTCCCAACAGAGTGTCAGTGCTGCAGGAAGCCAGAAGGAAG CAAGCGACAGTCGGAGCACGG GCCCTGAGGGAGCCAACTTGTTCATCTACCACCTCCCCCAGGAGTTTGGAGACCAGGACCTGCTCCAGATGTTCATGCCCTTTGGCAACGTTATTTCCGCTAAGGTGTTCATTGACAAGCAGACCAACCTCAGCAAGTGTTTTG GCTTTGTGAGTTACGACAATCCAGTCTCATCACAGGCCGCCATTCAGTCGATGAACGGTTTCCAAATTGGTATGAAGCGACTAAAGGTGCAGCTGAAGCGATCCAAAAATGACAGCAAGCCATACTGA
- the LOC121534837 gene encoding CUGBP Elav-like family member 1 isoform X1, translating into MDSIDAEGLYLSTEQHGQPQCELPHTALEVPTMGGAKKMNGTLDHPDQPDIDAIKMFVGQIPRSWAEEQLRELFEPYGAVYEINVLRDRSQNPPQSKGCCFITYYTRKSALEAQNALHNMKILPGMHHPIQMKPADSEKNNAVEDRKLFIGMISKKCNENDIRLMFSPYGQIEECRILRGPDGLSRGCAFITFTARQMAQSTIKSMHQSQTMEGCSSPIVVKFADTQKDKEQKRIAQQLQQQMQQLNAASMWGNLTGLNSLGPQYLALYLQLLQQSASSGNALNNLHPMSGMSGLNAMQNLAALAAAASATQATPTGSSALTTSSSPLSVLTSSGTGTGHQAHSSWDAYKAGSSPTSCNNNSGNPMASLGALQSLAAGAGAGLNMGSLAELLCLGMAALNGGLGSGGLSNGTGSTMEALTQAYSGIQQYAAAALPSLYNQSLLSQQSVSAAGSQKEASDSRSTGPEGANLFIYHLPQEFGDQDLLQMFMPFGNVISAKVFIDKQTNLSKCFGFVSYDNPVSSQAAIQSMNGFQIGMKRLKVQLKRSKNDSKPY; encoded by the exons ATGGATAGCATCGACGCTGAAGGCTTGTACCTGTCCACGGAGCAGCATGGGCAGCCACAATGTGAGCTTCCCCACACTGCCCTGGAGGTACCCACCATGGGGGG ggCAAAGAAGATGAACGGGACCCTGGACCACCCGGACCAGCCCGACATCGATGCTATCAAGATGTTCGTTGGCCAGATCCCACGGTCCTGGGCAGAGGAACAGCTGCGGGAGCTTTTTGAGCCTTACGGCGCCGTCTACGAAATCAATGTGTTGCGTGACAGGAGTCAAAACCCCCCACAGAGCAAAG GTTGTTGTTTCATAACATATTACACTCGCAAATCAGCATTGGAAGCACAAAATGCCCTTCACAACATGAAAATTCTTCCAGGG ATGCATCACCCCATTCAGATGAAGCCAGCTGACAGTGAGAAGAATAATG CGGTGGAAGACAGGAAGTTGTTCATAGGAATGATATCGAAAAAGTGTAATGAGAATGACATCAGACTTATGTTCTCGCCGTACGGACAGATTGAGGAATGTAGAATACTACGTGGGCCGGATGGACTGAGCCGTG GTTGTGCGTTTATCACTTTTACAGCAAGGCAGATGGCACAGTCAACAATCAAATCGATGCACCAATCACAAACTATGGAG GGCTGCTCGTCTCCCATCGTAGTTAAGTTTGCCGACACGCAGAAGGACAAGGAGCAGAAGCGCATCGCCCAGCAGCTTCAGCAGCAGATGCAGCAGCTCAACGCTGCCTCAATGTGGGGGAATCTGACCGGGCTCAACTCTCTGGGCCCACAGTATCTGGCA CTTTATTTACAGCTTCTCCAGCAGTCTGCCTCCTCTGGGAATGCCCTCAACAACCTTCACCCCATGTCTGGTATGTCAG GGCTGAATGCCATGCAGAACCTGGCTGCTCTGGCAGCGGCGGCCAGCGCCACACAGGCCACGCCCACGGGCAGCAGCGCTCTCACCACCTCTAGCAGTCCCCTCAGCGTGCTCACCAGCTCAGGTACGGGTACTGGACATCAGGCACACTCATCATGGGACGCCTACAAGG CAGGATCGTCACCCACATCCTGTAACAACAACTCAGGGAACCCCATGGCCTCCTTAGGGGCGCTGCAGTCGTTGGCCGCAGGGGCTGGAGCTGGCCTCAACATGGGCTCACTTGCAG AGCTCCTGTGTCTAGGGATGGCAGCCCTGAACGGCGGTCTAGGCAGCGGGGGCCTGTCGAACGGAACTGGTAGCACCATGGAGGCCCTTACCCAGGCCTACTCTGGGATCCAGCAGTACGCTGCTGCTGCCCTCCCCAGCCTCTACAACCAGAGCCTGCTCTCCCAACAGAGTGTCAGTGCTGCAGGAAGCCAGAAGGAAG CAAGCGACAGTCGGAGCACGG GCCCTGAGGGAGCCAACTTGTTCATCTACCACCTCCCCCAGGAGTTTGGAGACCAGGACCTGCTCCAGATGTTCATGCCCTTTGGCAACGTTATTTCCGCTAAGGTGTTCATTGACAAGCAGACCAACCTCAGCAAGTGTTTTG GCTTTGTGAGTTACGACAATCCAGTCTCATCACAGGCCGCCATTCAGTCGATGAACGGTTTCCAAATTGGTATGAAGCGACTAAAGGTGCAGCTGAAGCGATCCAAAAATGACAGCAAGCCATACTGA
- the LOC121534837 gene encoding CUGBP Elav-like family member 1 isoform X8, with the protein MDSIDAEGLYLSTEQHGQPQCELPHTALEVPTMGGAKKMNGTLDHPDQPDIDAIKMFVGQIPRSWAEEQLRELFEPYGAVYEINVLRDRSQNPPQSKGCCFITYYTRKSALEAQNALHNMKILPGMHHPIQMKPADSEKNNAVEDRKLFIGMISKKCNENDIRLMFSPYGQIEECRILRGPDGLSRGCAFITFTARQMAQSTIKSMHQSQTMEGCSSPIVVKFADTQKDKEQKRIAQQLQQQMQQLNAASMWGNLTGLNSLGPQYLALYLQLLQQSASSGNALNNLHPMSGMSGLNAMQNLAALAAAASATQATPTGSSALTTSSSPLSVLTSSGTGTGHQAHSSWDAYKAGSSPTSCNNNSGNPMASLGALQSLAAGAGAGLNMGSLAELLCLGMAALNGGLGSGGLSNGTGSTMEALTQAYSGIQQYAAAALPSLYNQSLLSQQSVSAAGSQKEGPEGANLFIYHLPQEFGDQDLLQMFMPFGNVISAKVFIDKQTNLSKCFGFVSYDNPVSSQAAIQSMNGFQIGMKRLKVQLKRSKNDSKPY; encoded by the exons ATGGATAGCATCGACGCTGAAGGCTTGTACCTGTCCACGGAGCAGCATGGGCAGCCACAATGTGAGCTTCCCCACACTGCCCTGGAGGTACCCACCATGGGGGG ggCAAAGAAGATGAACGGGACCCTGGACCACCCGGACCAGCCCGACATCGATGCTATCAAGATGTTCGTTGGCCAGATCCCACGGTCCTGGGCAGAGGAACAGCTGCGGGAGCTTTTTGAGCCTTACGGCGCCGTCTACGAAATCAATGTGTTGCGTGACAGGAGTCAAAACCCCCCACAGAGCAAAG GTTGTTGTTTCATAACATATTACACTCGCAAATCAGCATTGGAAGCACAAAATGCCCTTCACAACATGAAAATTCTTCCAGGG ATGCATCACCCCATTCAGATGAAGCCAGCTGACAGTGAGAAGAATAATG CGGTGGAAGACAGGAAGTTGTTCATAGGAATGATATCGAAAAAGTGTAATGAGAATGACATCAGACTTATGTTCTCGCCGTACGGACAGATTGAGGAATGTAGAATACTACGTGGGCCGGATGGACTGAGCCGTG GTTGTGCGTTTATCACTTTTACAGCAAGGCAGATGGCACAGTCAACAATCAAATCGATGCACCAATCACAAACTATGGAG GGCTGCTCGTCTCCCATCGTAGTTAAGTTTGCCGACACGCAGAAGGACAAGGAGCAGAAGCGCATCGCCCAGCAGCTTCAGCAGCAGATGCAGCAGCTCAACGCTGCCTCAATGTGGGGGAATCTGACCGGGCTCAACTCTCTGGGCCCACAGTATCTGGCA CTTTATTTACAGCTTCTCCAGCAGTCTGCCTCCTCTGGGAATGCCCTCAACAACCTTCACCCCATGTCTGGTATGTCAG GGCTGAATGCCATGCAGAACCTGGCTGCTCTGGCAGCGGCGGCCAGCGCCACACAGGCCACGCCCACGGGCAGCAGCGCTCTCACCACCTCTAGCAGTCCCCTCAGCGTGCTCACCAGCTCAGGTACGGGTACTGGACATCAGGCACACTCATCATGGGACGCCTACAAGG CAGGATCGTCACCCACATCCTGTAACAACAACTCAGGGAACCCCATGGCCTCCTTAGGGGCGCTGCAGTCGTTGGCCGCAGGGGCTGGAGCTGGCCTCAACATGGGCTCACTTGCAG AGCTCCTGTGTCTAGGGATGGCAGCCCTGAACGGCGGTCTAGGCAGCGGGGGCCTGTCGAACGGAACTGGTAGCACCATGGAGGCCCTTACCCAGGCCTACTCTGGGATCCAGCAGTACGCTGCTGCTGCCCTCCCCAGCCTCTACAACCAGAGCCTGCTCTCCCAACAGAGTGTCAGTGCTGCAGGAAGCCAGAAGGAAG GCCCTGAGGGAGCCAACTTGTTCATCTACCACCTCCCCCAGGAGTTTGGAGACCAGGACCTGCTCCAGATGTTCATGCCCTTTGGCAACGTTATTTCCGCTAAGGTGTTCATTGACAAGCAGACCAACCTCAGCAAGTGTTTTG GCTTTGTGAGTTACGACAATCCAGTCTCATCACAGGCCGCCATTCAGTCGATGAACGGTTTCCAAATTGGTATGAAGCGACTAAAGGTGCAGCTGAAGCGATCCAAAAATGACAGCAAGCCATACTGA
- the LOC121534837 gene encoding CUGBP Elav-like family member 1 isoform X16 — protein sequence MDSIDAEGLYLSTEQHGQPQCELPHTALEVPTMGGAKKMNGTLDHPDQPDIDAIKMFVGQIPRSWAEEQLRELFEPYGAVYEINVLRDRSQNPPQSKGCCFITYYTRKSALEAQNALHNMKILPGMHHPIQMKPADSEKNNAVEDRKLFIGMISKKCNENDIRLMFSPYGQIEECRILRGPDGLSRGCAFITFTARQMAQSTIKSMHQSQTMEGCSSPIVVKFADTQKDKEQKRIAQQLQQQMQQLNAASMWGNLTGLNSLGPQYLALYLQLLQQSASSGNALNNLHPMSGMSGLNAMQNLAALAAAASATQATPTGSSALTTSSSPLSVLTSSAGSSPTSCNNNSGNPMASLGALQSLAAGAGAGLNMGSLAGMAALNGGLGSGGLSNGTGSTMEALTQAYSGIQQYAAAALPSLYNQSLLSQQSVSAAGSQKEGPEGANLFIYHLPQEFGDQDLLQMFMPFGNVISAKVFIDKQTNLSKCFGFVSYDNPVSSQAAIQSMNGFQIGMKRLKVQLKRSKNDSKPY from the exons ATGGATAGCATCGACGCTGAAGGCTTGTACCTGTCCACGGAGCAGCATGGGCAGCCACAATGTGAGCTTCCCCACACTGCCCTGGAGGTACCCACCATGGGGGG ggCAAAGAAGATGAACGGGACCCTGGACCACCCGGACCAGCCCGACATCGATGCTATCAAGATGTTCGTTGGCCAGATCCCACGGTCCTGGGCAGAGGAACAGCTGCGGGAGCTTTTTGAGCCTTACGGCGCCGTCTACGAAATCAATGTGTTGCGTGACAGGAGTCAAAACCCCCCACAGAGCAAAG GTTGTTGTTTCATAACATATTACACTCGCAAATCAGCATTGGAAGCACAAAATGCCCTTCACAACATGAAAATTCTTCCAGGG ATGCATCACCCCATTCAGATGAAGCCAGCTGACAGTGAGAAGAATAATG CGGTGGAAGACAGGAAGTTGTTCATAGGAATGATATCGAAAAAGTGTAATGAGAATGACATCAGACTTATGTTCTCGCCGTACGGACAGATTGAGGAATGTAGAATACTACGTGGGCCGGATGGACTGAGCCGTG GTTGTGCGTTTATCACTTTTACAGCAAGGCAGATGGCACAGTCAACAATCAAATCGATGCACCAATCACAAACTATGGAG GGCTGCTCGTCTCCCATCGTAGTTAAGTTTGCCGACACGCAGAAGGACAAGGAGCAGAAGCGCATCGCCCAGCAGCTTCAGCAGCAGATGCAGCAGCTCAACGCTGCCTCAATGTGGGGGAATCTGACCGGGCTCAACTCTCTGGGCCCACAGTATCTGGCA CTTTATTTACAGCTTCTCCAGCAGTCTGCCTCCTCTGGGAATGCCCTCAACAACCTTCACCCCATGTCTGGTATGTCAG GGCTGAATGCCATGCAGAACCTGGCTGCTCTGGCAGCGGCGGCCAGCGCCACACAGGCCACGCCCACGGGCAGCAGCGCTCTCACCACCTCTAGCAGTCCCCTCAGCGTGCTCACCAGCTCAG CAGGATCGTCACCCACATCCTGTAACAACAACTCAGGGAACCCCATGGCCTCCTTAGGGGCGCTGCAGTCGTTGGCCGCAGGGGCTGGAGCTGGCCTCAACATGGGCTCACTTGCAG GGATGGCAGCCCTGAACGGCGGTCTAGGCAGCGGGGGCCTGTCGAACGGAACTGGTAGCACCATGGAGGCCCTTACCCAGGCCTACTCTGGGATCCAGCAGTACGCTGCTGCTGCCCTCCCCAGCCTCTACAACCAGAGCCTGCTCTCCCAACAGAGTGTCAGTGCTGCAGGAAGCCAGAAGGAAG GCCCTGAGGGAGCCAACTTGTTCATCTACCACCTCCCCCAGGAGTTTGGAGACCAGGACCTGCTCCAGATGTTCATGCCCTTTGGCAACGTTATTTCCGCTAAGGTGTTCATTGACAAGCAGACCAACCTCAGCAAGTGTTTTG GCTTTGTGAGTTACGACAATCCAGTCTCATCACAGGCCGCCATTCAGTCGATGAACGGTTTCCAAATTGGTATGAAGCGACTAAAGGTGCAGCTGAAGCGATCCAAAAATGACAGCAAGCCATACTGA
- the LOC121534837 gene encoding CUGBP Elav-like family member 1 isoform X19, which yields MDSIDAEGLYLSTEQHGQPQCELPHTALEVPTMGGAKKMNGTLDHPDQPDIDAIKMFVGQIPRSWAEEQLRELFEPYGAVYEINVLRDRSQNPPQSKGCCFITYYTRKSALEAQNALHNMKILPGMHHPIQMKPADSEKNNAVEDRKLFIGMISKKCNENDIRLMFSPYGQIEECRILRGPDGLSRGCAFITFTARQMAQSTIKSMHQSQTMEGCSSPIVVKFADTQKDKEQKRIAQQLQQQMQQLNAASMWGNLTGLNSLGPQYLALLQQSASSGNALNNLHPMSGLNAMQNLAALAAAASATQATPTGSSALTTSSSPLSVLTSSAGSSPTSCNNNSGNPMASLGALQSLAAGAGAGLNMGSLAGMAALNGGLGSGGLSNGTGSTMEALTQAYSGIQQYAAAALPSLYNQSLLSQQSVSAAGSQKEGPEGANLFIYHLPQEFGDQDLLQMFMPFGNVISAKVFIDKQTNLSKCFGFVSYDNPVSSQAAIQSMNGFQIGMKRLKVQLKRSKNDSKPY from the exons ATGGATAGCATCGACGCTGAAGGCTTGTACCTGTCCACGGAGCAGCATGGGCAGCCACAATGTGAGCTTCCCCACACTGCCCTGGAGGTACCCACCATGGGGGG ggCAAAGAAGATGAACGGGACCCTGGACCACCCGGACCAGCCCGACATCGATGCTATCAAGATGTTCGTTGGCCAGATCCCACGGTCCTGGGCAGAGGAACAGCTGCGGGAGCTTTTTGAGCCTTACGGCGCCGTCTACGAAATCAATGTGTTGCGTGACAGGAGTCAAAACCCCCCACAGAGCAAAG GTTGTTGTTTCATAACATATTACACTCGCAAATCAGCATTGGAAGCACAAAATGCCCTTCACAACATGAAAATTCTTCCAGGG ATGCATCACCCCATTCAGATGAAGCCAGCTGACAGTGAGAAGAATAATG CGGTGGAAGACAGGAAGTTGTTCATAGGAATGATATCGAAAAAGTGTAATGAGAATGACATCAGACTTATGTTCTCGCCGTACGGACAGATTGAGGAATGTAGAATACTACGTGGGCCGGATGGACTGAGCCGTG GTTGTGCGTTTATCACTTTTACAGCAAGGCAGATGGCACAGTCAACAATCAAATCGATGCACCAATCACAAACTATGGAG GGCTGCTCGTCTCCCATCGTAGTTAAGTTTGCCGACACGCAGAAGGACAAGGAGCAGAAGCGCATCGCCCAGCAGCTTCAGCAGCAGATGCAGCAGCTCAACGCTGCCTCAATGTGGGGGAATCTGACCGGGCTCAACTCTCTGGGCCCACAGTATCTGGCA CTTCTCCAGCAGTCTGCCTCCTCTGGGAATGCCCTCAACAACCTTCACCCCATGTCTG GGCTGAATGCCATGCAGAACCTGGCTGCTCTGGCAGCGGCGGCCAGCGCCACACAGGCCACGCCCACGGGCAGCAGCGCTCTCACCACCTCTAGCAGTCCCCTCAGCGTGCTCACCAGCTCAG CAGGATCGTCACCCACATCCTGTAACAACAACTCAGGGAACCCCATGGCCTCCTTAGGGGCGCTGCAGTCGTTGGCCGCAGGGGCTGGAGCTGGCCTCAACATGGGCTCACTTGCAG GGATGGCAGCCCTGAACGGCGGTCTAGGCAGCGGGGGCCTGTCGAACGGAACTGGTAGCACCATGGAGGCCCTTACCCAGGCCTACTCTGGGATCCAGCAGTACGCTGCTGCTGCCCTCCCCAGCCTCTACAACCAGAGCCTGCTCTCCCAACAGAGTGTCAGTGCTGCAGGAAGCCAGAAGGAAG GCCCTGAGGGAGCCAACTTGTTCATCTACCACCTCCCCCAGGAGTTTGGAGACCAGGACCTGCTCCAGATGTTCATGCCCTTTGGCAACGTTATTTCCGCTAAGGTGTTCATTGACAAGCAGACCAACCTCAGCAAGTGTTTTG GCTTTGTGAGTTACGACAATCCAGTCTCATCACAGGCCGCCATTCAGTCGATGAACGGTTTCCAAATTGGTATGAAGCGACTAAAGGTGCAGCTGAAGCGATCCAAAAATGACAGCAAGCCATACTGA
- the LOC121534837 gene encoding CUGBP Elav-like family member 1 isoform X20, producing MDSIDAEGLYLSTEQHGQPQCELPHTALEVPTMGGAKKMNGTLDHPDQPDIDAIKMFVGQIPRSWAEEQLRELFEPYGAVYEINVLRDRSQNPPQSKGCCFITYYTRKSALEAQNALHNMKILPGMHHPIQMKPADSEKNNAVEDRKLFIGMISKKCNENDIRLMFSPYGQIEECRILRGPDGLSRGCAFITFTARQMAQSTIKSMHQSQTMEGCSSPIVVKFADTQKDKEQKRIAQQLQQQMQQLNAASMWGNLTGLNSLGPQYLALLQQSASSGNALNNLHPMSGLNAMQNLAALAAAASATQATPTGSSALTTSSSPLSVLTSSGSSPTSCNNNSGNPMASLGALQSLAAGAGAGLNMGSLAGMAALNGGLGSGGLSNGTGSTMEALTQAYSGIQQYAAAALPSLYNQSLLSQQSVSAAGSQKEGPEGANLFIYHLPQEFGDQDLLQMFMPFGNVISAKVFIDKQTNLSKCFGFVSYDNPVSSQAAIQSMNGFQIGMKRLKVQLKRSKNDSKPY from the exons ATGGATAGCATCGACGCTGAAGGCTTGTACCTGTCCACGGAGCAGCATGGGCAGCCACAATGTGAGCTTCCCCACACTGCCCTGGAGGTACCCACCATGGGGGG ggCAAAGAAGATGAACGGGACCCTGGACCACCCGGACCAGCCCGACATCGATGCTATCAAGATGTTCGTTGGCCAGATCCCACGGTCCTGGGCAGAGGAACAGCTGCGGGAGCTTTTTGAGCCTTACGGCGCCGTCTACGAAATCAATGTGTTGCGTGACAGGAGTCAAAACCCCCCACAGAGCAAAG GTTGTTGTTTCATAACATATTACACTCGCAAATCAGCATTGGAAGCACAAAATGCCCTTCACAACATGAAAATTCTTCCAGGG ATGCATCACCCCATTCAGATGAAGCCAGCTGACAGTGAGAAGAATAATG CGGTGGAAGACAGGAAGTTGTTCATAGGAATGATATCGAAAAAGTGTAATGAGAATGACATCAGACTTATGTTCTCGCCGTACGGACAGATTGAGGAATGTAGAATACTACGTGGGCCGGATGGACTGAGCCGTG GTTGTGCGTTTATCACTTTTACAGCAAGGCAGATGGCACAGTCAACAATCAAATCGATGCACCAATCACAAACTATGGAG GGCTGCTCGTCTCCCATCGTAGTTAAGTTTGCCGACACGCAGAAGGACAAGGAGCAGAAGCGCATCGCCCAGCAGCTTCAGCAGCAGATGCAGCAGCTCAACGCTGCCTCAATGTGGGGGAATCTGACCGGGCTCAACTCTCTGGGCCCACAGTATCTGGCA CTTCTCCAGCAGTCTGCCTCCTCTGGGAATGCCCTCAACAACCTTCACCCCATGTCTG GGCTGAATGCCATGCAGAACCTGGCTGCTCTGGCAGCGGCGGCCAGCGCCACACAGGCCACGCCCACGGGCAGCAGCGCTCTCACCACCTCTAGCAGTCCCCTCAGCGTGCTCACCAGCTCAG GATCGTCACCCACATCCTGTAACAACAACTCAGGGAACCCCATGGCCTCCTTAGGGGCGCTGCAGTCGTTGGCCGCAGGGGCTGGAGCTGGCCTCAACATGGGCTCACTTGCAG GGATGGCAGCCCTGAACGGCGGTCTAGGCAGCGGGGGCCTGTCGAACGGAACTGGTAGCACCATGGAGGCCCTTACCCAGGCCTACTCTGGGATCCAGCAGTACGCTGCTGCTGCCCTCCCCAGCCTCTACAACCAGAGCCTGCTCTCCCAACAGAGTGTCAGTGCTGCAGGAAGCCAGAAGGAAG GCCCTGAGGGAGCCAACTTGTTCATCTACCACCTCCCCCAGGAGTTTGGAGACCAGGACCTGCTCCAGATGTTCATGCCCTTTGGCAACGTTATTTCCGCTAAGGTGTTCATTGACAAGCAGACCAACCTCAGCAAGTGTTTTG GCTTTGTGAGTTACGACAATCCAGTCTCATCACAGGCCGCCATTCAGTCGATGAACGGTTTCCAAATTGGTATGAAGCGACTAAAGGTGCAGCTGAAGCGATCCAAAAATGACAGCAAGCCATACTGA